The Acidianus infernus genome window below encodes:
- a CDS encoding dipeptidase codes for MFIDLHEDFAYANQMGKDIIHGKEQSSIEMLKNVDNNVIVFSSIFPHIDVINERSAELSSKYGFHIKSSNFSFDILLSQLKVYYYLERSGYVSIVRSKEDLKKPGIKFLLSLEGTDALKEYEDIYILKELHVLNLGLTWNYDTKFASSCFSKKDYGLTAEGEELVKLANKLGIIIDLAHAGKRTVLDVCSVTSKPVIISHGNAKSLKDHERNYDDEELECVVKTGGVIGITAITSTLPEKTLKGIIENIKYIGESFGWDYVAIGTDFLGISEVPQGFENVTKIKELLIEGHEDKILWRNAYRVIEENLS; via the coding sequence ATGTTTATAGACCTTCACGAGGATTTTGCTTATGCAAATCAAATGGGCAAGGACATAATTCATGGTAAAGAACAATCAAGTATAGAAATGCTAAAAAACGTTGATAACAACGTGATAGTATTCTCATCAATTTTTCCTCATATTGATGTGATAAATGAGAGAAGTGCAGAGTTATCATCAAAATACGGTTTTCATATAAAATCTTCAAATTTTTCATTCGATATTTTATTATCACAATTAAAAGTTTATTATTATTTAGAAAGATCTGGTTACGTAAGCATTGTGAGGAGTAAAGAAGATTTAAAAAAGCCTGGAATAAAATTTTTACTTTCCCTTGAAGGAACAGACGCTCTAAAGGAGTATGAGGATATTTATATCCTTAAAGAGCTTCACGTGCTTAATTTAGGTTTAACTTGGAATTATGATACAAAATTTGCATCATCTTGTTTCTCTAAAAAGGACTACGGCTTAACTGCTGAAGGAGAAGAGTTAGTTAAGCTTGCTAATAAGCTAGGGATAATAATTGACTTAGCACATGCAGGCAAGAGGACAGTGTTAGACGTATGCTCTGTTACATCTAAGCCAGTAATAATTTCTCACGGTAATGCTAAGAGTCTAAAAGACCATGAAAGAAATTACGATGACGAGGAGTTAGAATGCGTAGTAAAAACTGGAGGAGTAATAGGAATTACTGCTATCACCTCAACACTACCTGAGAAGACCTTGAAAGGGATTATAGAAAATATAAAATACATAGGAGAATCTTTTGGTTGGGATTACGTTGCCATTGGTACTGATTTTCTGGGAATTTCAGAAGTTCCGCAAGGTTTTGAAAACGTGACTAAAATAAAGGAATTATTAATTGAAGGTCATGAAGATAAAATACTTTGGAGAAACGCTTATAGAGTTATTGAAGAGAACCTTAGCTAG
- a CDS encoding SWIM zinc finger family protein produces the protein MYSYAITERHEKSKDVYIFVVDSEKNPFESYIVKIEVGKEKIRASCSCKGFALRGYCKHLELSMKKLRIYRGLYLQRWERGSDSDLMDNEEEN, from the coding sequence ATGTACAGTTATGCGATAACTGAAAGACATGAAAAAAGTAAGGATGTGTATATTTTTGTAGTTGATAGTGAAAAAAACCCGTTTGAGTCTTACATAGTTAAGATAGAAGTGGGAAAAGAAAAAATTAGAGCTTCGTGTAGTTGTAAAGGTTTTGCGCTAAGGGGATATTGTAAGCATTTGGAGCTCTCAATGAAAAAGCTAAGAATTTATAGGGGACTCTATCTTCAGCGCTGGGAGAGAGGATCTGACAGCGATCTTATGGATAATGAAGAAGAAAACTGA
- a CDS encoding sugar porter family MFS transporter yields MAPQSALQQILDQIDTRKLNKFYWIITILAAIGGFLFGYDTSVIAIASVFVPYHFTGLVYGYEIASASLGAAIGAIIAYFYTDRFGRKSLLIVDAAIYTAAAILSALTINGIMLLIMRTVIGVAIGADSAVATAYITEYAPKDKRGSLAIIQQWMITIGILGSYFVGSTVLFLAPSLAYTVDWRLILGLAAIPAIIGLIFRFMMPESPRWLLLSGQVDKLKDALRRFRVNVSDDLINKAISEVRYEESQKFDTATKRAFLVVALWIIFQQITGINVPFYYGPAIILQLHLFGSTSNPVYSEIYSVLAATILAVINTTATYIAFKYIDRIGRRKLAISAYIGMFASDLIGGILVMNGILVGALFAFAGFIIFFAYGVGGTGWLIQAEYFKTAVRGRMAAIIALLDWLANFVIIEVFPVMLSSVGLAGSMFIFSALDAIALAIVYFLLPETKGLSLEQVVKMFGETPVSQLRKGRELVLQKEKKEIAR; encoded by the coding sequence ATGGCGCCCCAATCTGCACTCCAACAAATATTAGACCAGATAGATACGAGAAAATTGAATAAATTTTATTGGATAATAACTATATTAGCTGCTATAGGAGGCTTCCTATTTGGGTATGATACTTCAGTTATTGCAATTGCCTCTGTCTTCGTACCTTATCATTTTACTGGATTAGTTTACGGTTATGAAATAGCGAGCGCATCTTTAGGTGCTGCAATAGGCGCAATAATTGCCTATTTTTATACTGATAGATTTGGTAGGAAATCGTTGCTGATCGTTGACGCAGCAATATATACTGCCGCCGCAATACTTTCTGCATTAACAATTAATGGAATAATGCTACTAATAATGAGGACAGTAATAGGAGTAGCAATTGGTGCAGACTCGGCTGTAGCCACTGCGTACATTACAGAATACGCTCCAAAGGATAAGAGAGGTTCGTTAGCAATAATACAACAATGGATGATAACTATAGGCATATTAGGTTCTTATTTTGTAGGTAGTACAGTACTTTTCTTGGCTCCTAGTTTAGCTTATACTGTTGATTGGAGGTTAATATTAGGATTAGCCGCAATTCCAGCAATAATAGGTTTAATCTTTAGGTTTATGATGCCAGAATCCCCAAGATGGTTACTGCTTTCTGGCCAAGTTGATAAATTAAAGGATGCACTAAGGAGGTTTAGAGTTAACGTAAGTGATGATTTAATAAACAAGGCAATTAGCGAAGTTAGATATGAAGAAAGCCAGAAATTTGACACTGCAACTAAAAGGGCATTTCTAGTCGTAGCCTTATGGATAATATTCCAGCAAATTACCGGAATAAATGTACCATTCTATTACGGCCCAGCTATAATCCTTCAATTACACTTATTCGGAAGCACTTCTAACCCAGTTTATTCTGAAATATATTCTGTATTAGCTGCAACAATTTTAGCGGTAATTAATACTACTGCAACATATATTGCTTTCAAATACATAGACCGCATAGGAAGGAGGAAATTAGCCATCTCTGCTTATATAGGAATGTTTGCCTCAGACCTAATTGGTGGAATACTAGTAATGAACGGAATTCTAGTAGGTGCACTATTCGCATTTGCTGGCTTTATAATATTCTTCGCATACGGAGTTGGCGGTACTGGATGGCTAATTCAAGCCGAGTACTTTAAGACGGCAGTGAGAGGAAGAATGGCCGCTATAATTGCTCTATTAGATTGGTTAGCCAATTTTGTAATAATCGAAGTTTTCCCTGTAATGCTATCAAGTGTTGGGCTAGCAGGTTCAATGTTCATATTCAGTGCATTAGATGCAATAGCATTAGCAATAGTTTACTTCTTGCTACCAGAAACTAAGGGCTTATCGTTAGAGCAAGTAGTCAAAATGTTTGGTGAAACTCCAGTTTCTCAACTAAGGAAGGGAAGAGAACTAGTCTTACAAAAGGAGAAAAAGGAAATAGCAAGATGA
- a CDS encoding aspartate aminotransferase family protein → MNEDIVKLVKEHTFGTWKVQKTWNPLNVDKAEGVYFYVNGKKILDLSSQLVNVNLGYGNKEVIKSIEDQLEKLQYISPAFATEVRARAVKSLLEVMPSNLTKFFFSTSGTEANEAAIKIARFYKSPSYKILSRYRSYHGSTLGSLALTGDYRRWYAEPNVAPGVVKIPEPYCYRCPFKLKYPECNLACVNYVDYVIKNEGNVAGVIVEPITGTNGVVVPPKEYLPTLRKITRENDVLLITDEVMTGWGRVGEWFAVNLWGVQPDILTTAKGASASYVPIGITAVSKEIADFFEDKMFAHGHTFEAHPVSLSAIPAVVEEYKRMDLLAHVKAMGSYLGERLKELKERHKSIGDVRGVGLFWAIEFVKDGKQTPFGTYEDKYEGKVTEVDVLAKKLLDEGVYVFNGPSWFVISPPLIIKKEEIDEGIEKLDEKIKYLDEKFLG, encoded by the coding sequence ATGAATGAAGATATCGTTAAATTAGTTAAAGAACATACTTTCGGAACTTGGAAAGTTCAAAAAACTTGGAATCCTTTAAACGTCGATAAAGCTGAAGGAGTATATTTTTATGTTAACGGTAAAAAGATCCTTGACCTCTCTTCTCAGTTAGTTAACGTAAATTTAGGCTATGGAAATAAAGAGGTAATAAAGAGTATAGAAGATCAACTGGAAAAACTGCAATATATTTCGCCCGCATTTGCCACAGAAGTTAGAGCTAGAGCTGTAAAATCTCTTCTGGAAGTAATGCCGAGCAATTTAACTAAGTTTTTCTTTTCAACCTCTGGAACGGAAGCAAATGAGGCCGCAATAAAAATTGCAAGGTTTTATAAATCTCCTTCATACAAAATACTCTCTAGGTATAGATCGTATCACGGTTCAACTTTAGGTTCGTTAGCTTTGACTGGAGATTATAGGAGATGGTACGCTGAGCCTAACGTTGCTCCCGGTGTAGTTAAAATTCCAGAGCCTTACTGCTATAGATGCCCCTTCAAGTTGAAATACCCAGAATGTAATCTTGCCTGCGTGAACTACGTAGATTACGTGATAAAAAACGAAGGAAATGTTGCTGGAGTTATAGTAGAGCCAATAACTGGAACTAACGGTGTTGTAGTGCCTCCAAAAGAATACTTACCTACTCTAAGGAAAATAACGAGAGAAAATGATGTACTCTTAATAACTGATGAAGTAATGACTGGCTGGGGAAGAGTTGGAGAATGGTTTGCAGTTAACCTATGGGGAGTTCAACCGGATATTCTAACTACAGCAAAAGGAGCTTCGGCTTCATATGTGCCTATTGGTATAACTGCAGTAAGTAAGGAGATTGCGGACTTCTTTGAGGATAAAATGTTTGCGCATGGACATACTTTTGAAGCTCACCCAGTATCGTTATCCGCAATACCTGCAGTCGTAGAAGAATATAAAAGAATGGATTTATTAGCTCACGTAAAGGCTATGGGTAGTTACCTTGGCGAGAGATTAAAGGAACTCAAGGAGAGGCATAAGAGTATCGGAGACGTAAGAGGAGTTGGATTATTTTGGGCTATAGAGTTTGTTAAGGACGGAAAACAGACTCCTTTTGGCACCTATGAAGATAAATACGAAGGAAAAGTCACTGAAGTTGATGTTCTGGCAAAGAAATTGCTAGACGAAGGCGTTTACGTATTTAACGGACCTTCATGGTTTGTTATTTCTCCACCTTTAATCATAAAAAAGGAAGAAATTGATGAGGGAATAGAGAAATTAGATGAAAAAATAAAATATCTGGACGAAAAATTCCTTGGTTAA
- a CDS encoding DUF72 domain-containing protein: MEIYVGTSGWMYDWNPKKNLSWYVENSGFNAVELNASFYRFPTRKQVESWKKYKIRWAVKVNRIITHVKRLKDVGLWKKFEEIFHDLNPDFYLFQLPPNFKYSEDNLRRVKEFEKEVGKKMAVEFRDLSWFNKDINLEEATIVSIDSPIGVYIINNSGTVYLRMHGRDNWYLYDYSEEELREDAKKAISLNPEKLYVFFNNDLWMLDNGRKMLKILHELSI, translated from the coding sequence ATGGAAATATACGTAGGAACTTCGGGTTGGATGTATGATTGGAATCCTAAGAAGAACTTATCTTGGTACGTTGAAAATTCTGGGTTCAATGCAGTGGAGTTAAATGCTAGCTTCTATCGTTTTCCTACTAGGAAGCAAGTAGAATCCTGGAAGAAATATAAAATAAGGTGGGCAGTTAAAGTTAATAGAATCATAACTCACGTTAAAAGATTAAAGGACGTAGGACTTTGGAAAAAATTTGAGGAAATATTTCATGATTTAAATCCAGACTTTTATCTTTTTCAGTTACCTCCAAATTTCAAATATTCAGAAGATAATCTGAGGAGGGTCAAGGAGTTTGAAAAAGAAGTTGGAAAGAAAATGGCTGTAGAATTCAGAGACTTGAGTTGGTTTAATAAAGATATAAATCTTGAAGAAGCAACTATTGTTTCGATAGATTCTCCGATAGGAGTTTACATTATAAATAATTCTGGTACAGTGTATTTAAGAATGCATGGAAGAGATAACTGGTATTTATATGACTATAGTGAAGAGGAATTAAGGGAAGACGCTAAGAAAGCTATTTCATTGAATCCAGAGAAGCTTTACGTATTCTTTAATAATGATCTTTGGATGTTAGATAATGGGAGAAAAATGTTGAAGATTCTTCATGAATTATCTATATAA
- a CDS encoding prolyl oligopeptidase family serine peptidase, translating to MDEFEYLEDLNDEKTRSFIEKENRKTEEKLGKRAKELYPRLLEIYNEPYILGMFAYDENEPVILLYGEKNQVLLGNKVIYISPKDYVASSVWKVYNSKEIGVSVEKKGSDKITTFLISPDGKTTELGEMVESPFYFKRELCYIKSYRYSPPPDGGEYPADRVFCGNEIVYGKDLKPGEFVSIRTFGDFITLIRSKGWRYSELYAGEGFDSLKKIDEGEVIDVIDYIQGNLIYQKNDSVHLDKKKIIKSDYPILGVSSLKETLAVEVIKDYRTPLLFYSINGDKVGEEIHDNIQFMDSEGHSLFMVETSFNYKFKVSRRVKEKSETIMQYGNYDVKVTDIYVKGDVLLHGFLLSKSNNPKGVIVYGYGGFRISLLPSFPMFTRILLDEGYSVLITNLRGGYENGEEWHKAGMLLNKKNVFKDFSEFLRLVKSLGGKTIAMGGSNGGLLVGATENEYPELIDCAVIGHPVLDMLRYDKLYVGKYWVEEYGDPNDPKYRDYLLSYSPYHNLKKELPKTFVYTGINDDRVHPAHALKYAAKSEKLGNDVMLFVNDSGHAIADPESEAREYSYVIAFIEECK from the coding sequence ATGGACGAATTTGAGTATTTAGAAGATTTAAACGATGAAAAAACTAGATCATTTATAGAGAAGGAAAATAGGAAAACTGAGGAGAAACTAGGTAAAAGAGCAAAGGAACTTTATCCAAGGCTTTTAGAAATTTACAATGAACCATACATTCTAGGCATGTTTGCATACGATGAAAATGAGCCTGTTATCCTACTCTACGGTGAGAAAAACCAAGTCCTCCTAGGCAATAAAGTGATTTACATCTCGCCAAAGGATTATGTAGCCTCCTCGGTCTGGAAAGTTTACAATTCTAAGGAAATAGGAGTTAGCGTAGAAAAGAAAGGAAGCGATAAGATTACAACTTTCCTAATTTCCCCCGACGGTAAAACCACGGAATTAGGAGAAATGGTGGAATCTCCTTTCTATTTCAAACGTGAACTGTGTTATATAAAGAGTTACCGTTATTCTCCGCCTCCTGATGGTGGAGAATACCCTGCTGACAGAGTATTTTGCGGTAATGAAATAGTTTACGGCAAGGATTTAAAGCCAGGAGAATTCGTATCAATTAGAACTTTCGGAGATTTTATAACGCTGATCAGAAGTAAAGGCTGGAGGTATAGCGAACTTTATGCTGGCGAAGGTTTTGATTCTCTTAAAAAGATTGACGAAGGGGAAGTAATAGACGTTATTGATTACATTCAAGGAAATTTAATCTACCAGAAGAACGATTCAGTGCATCTAGATAAAAAGAAGATAATAAAGTCTGATTATCCGATTTTAGGAGTTTCTTCTCTTAAAGAAACCTTGGCAGTTGAGGTTATAAAGGATTATAGGACACCACTATTGTTTTACAGCATTAATGGTGACAAGGTGGGAGAAGAAATACACGATAATATCCAGTTTATGGATAGTGAAGGACATTCACTATTTATGGTAGAAACTTCGTTTAATTACAAATTCAAGGTCTCAAGGAGAGTTAAGGAGAAAAGCGAAACAATAATGCAGTACGGTAATTATGACGTAAAAGTTACGGACATCTACGTTAAAGGAGACGTATTACTCCACGGGTTCCTCCTGTCAAAGAGTAATAACCCCAAGGGAGTTATAGTTTATGGATATGGAGGGTTCAGAATTTCTTTACTCCCTTCATTCCCCATGTTTACAAGGATATTACTTGATGAAGGGTACTCTGTTTTAATCACCAACTTAAGGGGAGGTTACGAAAACGGAGAAGAATGGCATAAGGCAGGAATGTTGCTTAATAAGAAAAACGTGTTCAAGGACTTTTCAGAATTCCTTAGATTAGTGAAAAGCTTAGGTGGTAAAACTATTGCTATGGGAGGAAGTAATGGTGGGCTTTTGGTAGGTGCTACGGAGAATGAATATCCTGAACTCATAGACTGTGCAGTAATTGGACACCCAGTGCTGGACATGCTGAGGTATGATAAACTTTACGTAGGAAAATACTGGGTTGAGGAGTACGGAGACCCAAACGATCCTAAGTATAGAGATTACTTACTTTCTTATAGTCCTTATCATAATCTGAAGAAAGAGTTACCAAAGACATTCGTGTATACCGGAATTAATGACGATAGAGTTCATCCTGCCCATGCATTAAAATACGCAGCTAAGTCAGAAAAACTAGGAAACGACGTCATGCTATTTGTTAACGATTCCGGACACGCAATAGCCGATCCTGAGTCTGAGGCTAGGGAATACTCCTACGTTATAGCCTTCATTGAGGAATGTAAGTAA
- a CDS encoding amino acid permease, producing the protein MKFLRESTGLVKEFSAVDAFALNFSFLGPAAGVSYPLFVSAFLPNSSWILSVILGAVLMIPLVLNYYLLNALIPRSAGDYIYVSRAFGPFAGSVLGMSLLMSFMMGFPVLAMLEVIMVIVPGLQAIGYSLGNKALIDFANSILSSSLNLFVTTTLIVLIAFLLSSSERYYARTFRYLTFLQIIGTVIMIYGLLTFHYAGINNNLDPKLNTQTFALSSIFVLSLFAFANAPSFFAGEIKKSRKSFLAGYLLSYATATIFALLLIISLEIGIGKENYVSAVISGWNLPISTSSLLSFGALPFIHYPAIVMFIFVTALSWYLLYAMINVGASSRILFSLSFDRLLPAFLADVKRGIPFNALLFSFLVSMIFNYVEVYLGYSVSFAIDGLWFVIWNYMIVAIASIKFYKLDKRILYTSISSVITLSTVVFITLYYGIVNPTFGGVIFEGNFAFDIVSIFIPPIIGAVTYIISQKVRSKQGIKLSLIYKEIPPE; encoded by the coding sequence CGGGGCTAGTTAAGGAGTTCAGTGCAGTAGACGCTTTCGCATTAAACTTTTCCTTCCTAGGCCCTGCTGCCGGAGTTTCTTATCCTCTTTTCGTCTCAGCATTCTTGCCAAACTCCAGTTGGATATTATCAGTAATTCTTGGAGCAGTATTAATGATTCCGCTCGTTCTCAATTATTACTTACTTAATGCATTAATTCCTAGATCTGCAGGAGATTACATTTATGTTTCCAGAGCTTTCGGACCATTTGCAGGGAGTGTTCTAGGAATGTCTTTGTTGATGTCCTTTATGATGGGCTTCCCTGTGCTAGCAATGCTTGAAGTAATAATGGTCATAGTCCCAGGATTACAAGCAATAGGTTACAGCCTAGGCAATAAGGCGTTAATCGATTTTGCAAATTCAATACTTTCCTCTTCTTTGAATCTATTTGTAACTACTACTTTAATTGTGCTAATAGCTTTCCTTCTCTCATCTTCCGAAAGATATTATGCAAGGACTTTCCGTTATTTAACTTTCCTGCAGATAATAGGTACGGTAATAATGATTTATGGTCTACTTACCTTCCATTATGCAGGAATTAATAATAATTTAGATCCTAAATTAAACACTCAAACTTTTGCGTTGTCCTCTATCTTCGTACTATCATTATTTGCCTTCGCTAACGCTCCTTCGTTTTTTGCTGGAGAAATAAAGAAGAGTAGGAAAAGTTTTCTAGCCGGGTATTTATTATCTTACGCTACTGCCACAATTTTCGCATTACTTTTAATAATTTCTCTAGAAATAGGAATAGGCAAGGAAAATTACGTCTCGGCAGTTATCTCTGGCTGGAATTTACCAATTTCTACTTCATCCCTTCTTTCCTTCGGGGCTTTGCCTTTCATTCATTATCCTGCAATAGTCATGTTTATATTCGTGACGGCGCTTAGTTGGTACTTACTTTACGCGATGATAAACGTAGGCGCTTCCTCAAGGATTTTATTCTCCTTATCTTTTGATAGATTATTGCCCGCATTTTTAGCAGATGTCAAAAGAGGAATTCCCTTCAACGCTCTCCTATTTAGTTTTCTGGTTTCAATGATCTTCAATTACGTTGAAGTGTACTTAGGATATTCAGTAAGTTTCGCAATTGACGGACTTTGGTTTGTTATATGGAATTACATGATCGTCGCCATAGCATCAATAAAGTTTTACAAGTTAGATAAAAGAATACTTTACACTTCAATTTCTTCAGTAATTACACTTTCCACAGTAGTATTCATAACATTATATTATGGAATAGTTAACCCTACATTTGGGGGAGTGATTTTCGAAGGTAACTTTGCCTTTGACATAGTATCTATTTTCATTCCGCCAATTATCGGTGCAGTGACGTACATAATATCTCAAAAGGTTAGGAGTAAACAGGGAATAAAACTCTCTTTAATATATAAGGAAATTCCACCAGAATGA
- the sepP gene encoding undecaprenyl-diphosphatase SepP, giving the protein MRKYWLFLIFFVLLSILIKIFGEDNPINVYLFELINYHQVSYLNAFMVDLSKYGRCYVWIPLNALLLIFKKTRRTGITLAGSFILAIILGEASKYIMAEPRPFYFIHSNLLIPRPHDYSYPSGHALIVGDGATVLALTSPKWLWIPLLIEALLVSYSRVYVGVHWPADILGGWLLALWIAYFSVEEERKGLLATIEKIFKA; this is encoded by the coding sequence ATGCGTAAATATTGGTTATTCCTCATATTTTTTGTGTTATTATCGATTTTAATAAAAATATTTGGTGAAGATAACCCAATAAACGTTTACCTTTTTGAGCTTATTAACTATCACCAGGTTAGTTATCTAAACGCTTTCATGGTTGATTTATCTAAATACGGCAGATGCTATGTATGGATTCCTCTTAACGCGTTACTTCTAATCTTCAAAAAAACTAGGAGAACCGGAATAACATTAGCCGGGTCATTTATCTTAGCAATAATACTAGGTGAGGCAAGTAAATACATAATGGCTGAACCTAGACCATTTTATTTTATTCACTCAAATTTACTAATACCTAGACCTCACGATTATAGCTATCCTTCTGGACATGCGCTAATTGTAGGAGATGGAGCAACAGTTTTAGCTTTGACTTCACCAAAATGGTTGTGGATCCCTCTTTTAATAGAGGCATTACTTGTTTCATATTCTAGAGTTTACGTCGGAGTTCATTGGCCTGCTGATATATTAGGGGGTTGGCTATTAGCCTTGTGGATAGCTTACTTTAGTGTAGAAGAGGAAAGGAAGGGATTACTAGCTACTATAGAGAAAATATTCAAGGCTTGA
- a CDS encoding Lrp/AsnC family transcriptional regulator has translation MELDDVDLKILKIIQNDAKYPLEKIAEEVKVPKSTVAYRIKKMEKMGVIKGYFTYVDPASLNLDYLVITLVRARYGKDYHDSLGKKLSQLPGVWGVYFVLGDMDFVVLARFKNREDFMKNFLEKLINMPEIERTSTHVVAKVYRETPYVIIDEGKANNEEIKNGK, from the coding sequence ATGGAGTTAGATGATGTAGACTTAAAGATACTCAAGATAATTCAAAACGACGCAAAATACCCTTTAGAAAAAATAGCAGAAGAGGTAAAGGTTCCTAAATCAACAGTAGCTTATAGGATAAAGAAAATGGAGAAGATGGGCGTAATAAAGGGTTATTTCACTTACGTTGATCCAGCCAGCTTAAATTTAGATTACCTAGTTATTACTCTAGTTAGGGCAAGGTACGGAAAAGACTACCACGATAGTTTAGGCAAGAAACTTTCGCAACTTCCAGGAGTATGGGGAGTTTATTTTGTCCTAGGGGATATGGACTTTGTAGTGTTAGCCAGGTTCAAAAACAGAGAAGATTTTATGAAGAATTTTCTAGAGAAATTGATAAATATGCCAGAAATTGAAAGAACGAGCACTCACGTTGTTGCTAAAGTGTATAGAGAAACTCCTTATGTGATTATAGATGAAGGAAAAGCTAATAATGAGGAGATAAAAAATGGAAAATAG
- a CDS encoding APC family permease: protein MSLRKVLTKSELTFLSLGGIIGSGWLFSPLAAASYAGPLSIASWIIGGLMMIVIALAYAEISSAFPESGGIIRYPHYTHGSTLGFIMAWSYIISAISTVAIEAVATTTYISHFIPSLYSGNQLTTEGIMVTYVLLIIFFLINYYGVKFLGRVSHGIGWWKIIIPTTTAVLLLAYFNPSNVVFGKTACYQGLNGMLYAIPASGIVFSYLGFRQAIEYGGEGKNPQKDIPFAVISSLLISMSIFVALQLGFLGVVKTDGNWAELLNSPLANAPLISVIDMLPVVFSFWVGILLFDAIISPAGTGIIYLGTTARSIYASAKNGYFPKFLTRINERGIPLLALIVSLISSALFLLPIPSWYQIVGISSSATVLTYIMGGIGVESMRRIAPDVKRTYVLSYIKVLAPLATIFAGLLVYWSGFSTLFYIVTLVILGLSLYKRGVKGIISGVIALLNSYELYVETSALTSPSWYFIPFIIIDTVIISYLILTSAEGKFSAWAIPLLSGTLVLSYISPFGLYDLMPFPYDIIIASVFFFIIHKIAVRSSLPALKIESPINS from the coding sequence GTGTCTCTTAGAAAAGTCCTTACAAAAAGTGAATTAACTTTCCTTTCCTTAGGTGGAATTATAGGCTCAGGTTGGTTATTTTCGCCATTAGCCGCAGCATCGTATGCAGGTCCTCTTTCAATAGCATCTTGGATAATAGGAGGTTTAATGATGATAGTGATAGCGCTAGCCTATGCAGAAATTTCTTCAGCTTTTCCAGAATCTGGAGGAATAATTAGGTATCCTCATTACACCCACGGTTCAACGCTTGGATTTATAATGGCTTGGAGTTACATAATTTCCGCAATATCTACTGTGGCAATTGAGGCAGTGGCTACTACAACCTACATTTCACACTTTATCCCATCTTTATACTCTGGAAATCAACTTACTACTGAGGGAATAATGGTAACTTACGTCCTCTTGATAATCTTTTTCCTTATTAATTATTATGGGGTTAAATTTCTGGGCAGAGTAAGTCACGGCATAGGTTGGTGGAAGATTATAATACCTACTACAACTGCTGTTCTGTTATTAGCATACTTTAATCCTTCAAACGTAGTTTTCGGTAAAACAGCATGCTATCAAGGATTAAACGGAATGCTTTATGCCATTCCTGCATCTGGAATAGTTTTCTCATACTTAGGATTTAGGCAAGCAATAGAATACGGTGGTGAAGGAAAGAATCCTCAGAAAGATATTCCGTTTGCGGTGATTTCATCCTTACTAATTTCCATGAGTATATTCGTCGCTCTGCAGTTAGGATTCCTAGGAGTAGTTAAGACTGATGGTAATTGGGCTGAACTTTTAAATTCCCCATTAGCTAACGCCCCGTTAATTTCTGTAATAGACATGCTACCAGTAGTTTTCTCATTTTGGGTAGGAATATTATTATTTGACGCAATAATTTCTCCTGCAGGTACTGGAATAATATATCTAGGCACTACTGCTAGAAGTATTTATGCCTCAGCAAAAAATGGTTATTTTCCTAAGTTTCTAACTAGGATAAACGAGAGGGGAATTCCTCTTCTCGCCCTGATCGTATCATTAATCTCGTCTGCATTATTCCTCTTACCAATTCCTTCTTGGTACCAAATAGTTGGAATATCTTCTTCTGCAACAGTGCTTACATATATAATGGGAGGAATAGGAGTAGAAAGCATGAGAAGAATTGCTCCCGATGTTAAGAGGACATACGTTTTAAGTTATATAAAAGTGCTAGCACCTCTAGCAACAATATTTGCAGGATTGCTAGTTTATTGGTCTGGATTCTCAACATTATTTTACATAGTTACGTTAGTAATCCTAGGATTATCTTTATATAAAAGAGGAGTAAAAGGTATAATAAGCGGTGTCATAGCATTATTAAATTCTTACGAGCTATACGTCGAGACTTCAGCGTTAACTTCGCCAAGCTGGTACTTTATTCCGTTCATTATTATAGATACTGTAATAATATCTTATCTAATTTTAACTTCAGCAGAAGGTAAGTTCTCTGCCTGGGCAATACCATTACTTTCCGGTACTCTAGTATTATCGTACATTAGCCCATTCGGCCTTTACGATTTAATGCCATTTCCTTATGATATAATAATTGCGTCAGTTTTCTTCTTCATTATCCATAAGATCGCTGTCAGATCCTCTCTCCCAGCGCTGAAGATAGAGTCCCCTATAAATTCTTAG